The following nucleotide sequence is from candidate division WOR-3 bacterium.
CCTTGCTTTCTGCTCCCTTCTCTTTGCGCAACCTTACCGCTGCGACTGGCAGGTTGTTGCCACTGGTGGTGGTGAACTGGCAGGAACTTACCGCTGTGGTGCAACCATCGGTCAGACCGCAACCGGAATCCTCTCTGGTGAAAATCTCCTTGCCTACATCGGCTTCTGGTGTCCTGAGGTTGTTACCGGGATAGATGAGAAAGAGCCTTTCCGCTGGGAGATGAGCACCATCAAGGAGACCAGGCTCTATCCGCCCTTTCCCAACCCCTTTACCCGCACCATCCAGATTCGCTACACCCTCAACACCGAACGGCAAACCCTCATCCAGGTCTGTGACATCTCCGGCAGGGTGATAAAAACCCTCTTGAACTCAAATCAGAACCCGGGCAGATACACCCTTTTCTGGGACGCTAAGGACAGCAGAGGCAGAACTGTTGCCAGTGGTGTTTACATCTGCCGCTTCCTTGCTGGTGACTACCAGCGCAACACCAAACTCATCCTCCAGCGCTGAAATACCTTTCCTTTTTCAAGGGGCGGAGAATT
It contains:
- a CDS encoding T9SS type A sorting domain-containing protein, with the protein product LAFCSLLFAQPYRCDWQVVATGGGELAGTYRCGATIGQTATGILSGENLLAYIGFWCPEVVTGIDEKEPFRWEMSTIKETRLYPPFPNPFTRTIQIRYTLNTERQTLIQVCDISGRVIKTLLNSNQNPGRYTLFWDAKDSRGRTVASGVYICRFLAGDYQRNTKLILQR